The following coding sequences lie in one Flagellimonas eckloniae genomic window:
- the rplU gene encoding 50S ribosomal protein L21, which translates to MYAIVEMAGQQFKVAKDQKVYVHRLQTEEGKKVTFDKVLLLDDGGNVTVGAPVIEGAAVEAKVVKHLKGDKVIVFKKKRRKGYRVKNGHRQSLTEIVVEGIVAKGAKKATPAKAKVEKPVAEPKKAAAPKAKAEAPKKEAPKKVAEDLSSKTVAELKEMAKTAGISGISSMKKADLIEALSK; encoded by the coding sequence ATGTACGCAATTGTAGAGATGGCAGGGCAGCAATTTAAAGTTGCAAAAGACCAGAAAGTGTACGTTCACCGTTTACAGACAGAAGAAGGTAAAAAAGTTACTTTTGACAAAGTTCTTCTTTTGGATGATGGAGGTAACGTTACTGTTGGCGCCCCGGTCATAGAAGGTGCGGCTGTTGAGGCCAAAGTAGTAAAACATCTTAAAGGTGATAAAGTAATCGTCTTTAAAAAGAAAAGACGTAAAGGATACCGTGTAAAAAACGGACACAGACAATCGTTAACCGAGATTGTTGTAGAAGGTATTGTTGCAAAAGGTGCTAAAAAAGCAACTCCAGCAAAAGCAAAGGTAGAAAAGCCAGTTGCTGAACCTAAAAAAGCTGCTGCGCCTAAAGCAAAAGCTGAGGCACCAAAAAAAGAAGCACCAAAAAAGGTAGCAGAAGATTTGAGCTCTAAAACAGTGGCAGAATTGAAAGAAATGGCCAAAACTGCAGGTATTTCAGGTATTTCTTCCATGAAAAAGGCAGATTTAATAGAAGCTTTAAGTAAATAA
- the gldD gene encoding gliding motility lipoprotein GldD: protein MKYKWLIYLSIFIVLTSCKDEVLPKPNAMLRLDYPKAEYKLLETECDYTFEINDLSTLKDNKACSLVLDYPMMKGSIFITYKKVDGNVRKLLIDAQKLSYEHVVKADNIVEQPFVNADEGVYGMFYEVSGDAASQSQFYVTDSINHFVTGSLYFYAKPNYDSILPAADYLQKDIRRIMETLRWKK from the coding sequence ATGAAGTATAAATGGTTGATTTACCTAAGTATATTTATTGTTTTGACTAGTTGTAAGGATGAGGTTCTTCCCAAACCCAATGCAATGTTACGGTTAGATTACCCAAAAGCGGAATATAAGTTGTTGGAAACGGAATGTGATTACACGTTTGAAATCAATGATTTGTCGACACTTAAAGATAACAAAGCATGTTCTCTGGTTTTGGATTATCCAATGATGAAAGGGTCTATTTTTATTACCTATAAGAAAGTTGATGGTAATGTACGAAAATTGCTTATTGATGCCCAAAAACTATCTTACGAGCACGTTGTGAAAGCAGATAATATTGTTGAACAACCTTTTGTGAATGCTGATGAAGGAGTTTACGGCATGTTTTATGAAGTTAGCGGAGATGCTGCATCCCAATCACAATTTTATGTAACCGATAGCATAAACCATTTTGTAACGGGGTCTTTATACTTCTATGCAAAACCAAATTACGATTCCATCCTCCCAGCTGCGGATTATCTACAAAAAGATATTAGAAGGATAATGGAAACGCTTCGTTGGAAAAAATAG
- the rpmA gene encoding 50S ribosomal protein L27 encodes MAHKKGVGSSKNGRESESKRLGVKIFGGQAAVAGNIIVRQRGTKHNPGENVYAGKDHTLHARVDGLVKFEKKAGGKSYVSIEPFEA; translated from the coding sequence ATGGCACATAAGAAAGGTGTAGGTAGTTCAAAAAACGGTAGAGAATCAGAATCGAAACGTTTAGGTGTTAAGATTTTTGGTGGACAAGCTGCAGTTGCCGGTAACATTATTGTTAGGCAACGTGGCACAAAACATAATCCTGGTGAGAATGTTTACGCAGGAAAAGACCACACTTTGCATGCCAGAGTTGATGGCCTTGTAAAATTTGAAAAGAAGGCAGGGGGAAAATCATATGTTTCCATAGAGCCTTTTGAAGCTTAA
- the mutY gene encoding A/G-specific adenine glycosylase: MSFSQKILKWYGEHKRELPWRATKDPYKIWLSEIMLQQTRVAQGTPYYHKFLEAFPTVQDLANAKEEKVLKLWQGLGYYSRARNLHATAKMVVDAYDGNFPDTYKELKNLKGVGDYTASAIASICFDLPEPVVDGNVYRVLSRYFGVDLPINSTEGIKYFKDLARKVMSSENIRDYNQGIMEFGAIQCAPKKPYCLLCPLNDSCVALQENKVSSLPVKLNKTKIKNRYFNYLVFLDNGKRTLIEQRKGKGIWQNLYQFPLLESEKSLDLENFQKELEEKNYYPASNSIVLYNKEPIVHKLSHQHLYTNFWILQSENKLEEGVSWEKIGSFPVPVLIAEFIETFKI; the protein is encoded by the coding sequence ATGTCTTTTTCACAAAAAATTTTGAAATGGTATGGCGAACACAAACGTGAACTTCCGTGGAGAGCTACCAAAGACCCTTACAAAATTTGGCTTTCAGAAATCATGTTGCAACAAACACGTGTGGCGCAAGGCACACCCTATTACCATAAGTTTTTAGAGGCGTTCCCAACCGTTCAAGACTTGGCAAACGCAAAGGAGGAGAAGGTTTTAAAACTGTGGCAAGGGTTGGGCTATTATTCAAGGGCAAGAAACCTACACGCCACGGCAAAAATGGTGGTAGATGCATATGATGGCAATTTCCCGGATACATATAAGGAATTAAAAAACCTAAAAGGAGTGGGAGATTACACGGCCAGTGCAATTGCTTCTATTTGTTTTGATTTGCCAGAACCTGTGGTGGATGGAAATGTGTATCGCGTGCTGTCAAGGTATTTTGGGGTTGATCTACCCATAAATAGCACTGAAGGCATTAAATATTTTAAGGACTTGGCACGCAAGGTCATGAGTTCAGAGAACATTAGGGACTATAATCAAGGCATTATGGAATTTGGTGCCATTCAATGCGCTCCTAAGAAGCCTTATTGCCTATTGTGCCCCCTGAACGACAGTTGTGTTGCCCTACAGGAAAATAAAGTAAGTAGTTTACCTGTAAAATTGAATAAGACCAAAATCAAGAATAGATATTTTAATTATTTGGTTTTTTTGGATAATGGGAAAAGAACTTTAATAGAACAGCGAAAAGGAAAGGGAATTTGGCAGAACCTGTATCAGTTCCCGCTTTTGGAATCTGAAAAAAGTCTTGATTTGGAAAATTTTCAAAAAGAACTAGAAGAGAAAAACTATTATCCAGCCTCAAACTCTATTGTTTTATATAATAAAGAACCAATTGTGCACAAACTTTCGCATCAACACCTATACACCAACTTTTGGATTTTACAATCAGAAAACAAACTCGAAGAGGGTGTTTCGTGGGAAAAAATAGGTTCGTTTCCGGTGCCTGTTTTAATTGCAGAATTCATTGAGACATTTAAAATTTAG
- a CDS encoding M16 family metallopeptidase, with amino-acid sequence MKKTLLFLMLSFLFTASYAQIDRSQQPKPGPAPKINLQEPNTFQLKNGLKVMVVENHKLPRVSIQLTIDNPPILEGEKAGVSSLTSSLLGNGSKSISKDDFNEEVDFLGANINFGSQSAFARSLSKYFPRILELMADAAINPNFTQEEFDKERDKLLTGLKAQENDVSAIADRVQSALAYGKNHPKGEFTTEETVNNVTLSDVQEFYRDYFVPANAYLVVIGDVEFDSVKELVTKSFTPWTKAVPPSLSYSKPQDAQYTQINFVDMPNAVQSEISVQNLVNLKMKDEDYLDALIANRILGGGAQARLFLNLREDKGYTYGSFSGIGNDKYSPTTFRAYASVRNMVTDSSVVQILKEIDKISLEAVTEEELANAKAKYVGNFVMALEKPQTIANYALNIETEGLPKDFYKTYLERINAVTIEDVKKAAQKYFSSSNARVVVTGKGSEVMENLEKINFKGKKVPVLYYDKTADKTEKPDYNASVPEGTTVESILEKYIEVIGGKEKLESVESYALSAEAEMQGMKLELEMKKTTKDQFMQDVKVMGNSMQKQVLDGDKGYMVAQGQRKDLSPEEIERIKEESAAFPELNYLVAGNISLEGIEAIGDKKAYKLNITDKKSSFYDIETGLKLQEVSTEEVQGQQMANTLQFSDYKEVSGIKFPFKLNQTMGPQNFEFIVKEIKVNEGVSASDFE; translated from the coding sequence ATGAAAAAGACGTTATTATTTTTGATGTTGTCATTTTTATTTACAGCATCGTACGCACAAATAGATAGGAGCCAACAGCCCAAGCCCGGCCCTGCACCCAAAATAAATTTACAAGAACCCAATACATTTCAGCTTAAAAATGGGCTTAAGGTCATGGTTGTGGAAAACCATAAACTTCCAAGGGTTTCCATTCAATTAACCATTGATAATCCACCTATTTTGGAAGGTGAAAAAGCCGGTGTATCATCCTTGACTTCCAGTTTACTCGGTAACGGATCAAAATCAATTTCTAAAGATGATTTTAACGAAGAAGTAGACTTCCTTGGGGCCAATATCAATTTTGGTTCCCAAAGTGCTTTTGCAAGAAGCCTTTCCAAGTATTTTCCGCGAATATTGGAGTTAATGGCCGATGCCGCTATCAACCCCAACTTTACCCAAGAAGAGTTTGATAAAGAAAGAGATAAGCTTCTCACAGGCTTAAAAGCTCAGGAAAATGATGTCTCTGCCATTGCGGACCGGGTTCAAAGCGCACTCGCCTATGGAAAAAATCACCCAAAAGGTGAATTTACCACAGAAGAAACCGTCAACAATGTAACCTTGTCCGATGTACAGGAATTTTACAGAGATTATTTTGTTCCGGCAAATGCCTATTTAGTTGTTATTGGTGATGTAGAGTTTGATTCGGTAAAAGAACTGGTCACAAAAAGCTTTACACCATGGACAAAGGCAGTACCTCCATCGTTGAGTTATTCCAAACCCCAAGATGCACAGTATACCCAGATTAACTTTGTGGATATGCCAAATGCCGTACAGTCTGAAATTTCTGTGCAAAATTTGGTCAACCTAAAAATGAAGGATGAAGATTACCTAGATGCATTGATTGCCAATCGTATTTTAGGGGGAGGAGCACAAGCACGGTTGTTCCTAAATCTTAGAGAGGATAAAGGATATACTTATGGCTCTTTTTCCGGAATAGGGAACGATAAATATAGCCCAACAACTTTTAGAGCATATGCCAGTGTTAGAAATATGGTGACCGATAGTTCTGTGGTTCAAATTTTGAAAGAAATTGACAAAATCAGTCTTGAAGCAGTTACGGAGGAAGAACTGGCAAATGCAAAAGCCAAATATGTAGGCAATTTTGTGATGGCACTTGAAAAGCCGCAAACCATAGCCAATTATGCACTTAATATTGAAACAGAAGGTTTACCAAAAGATTTTTATAAAACCTATTTGGAGCGCATCAATGCCGTAACCATTGAAGACGTGAAGAAAGCAGCCCAAAAATATTTCTCTTCATCAAATGCGCGAGTTGTGGTGACTGGAAAAGGTAGTGAAGTGATGGAAAATCTTGAGAAAATCAATTTCAAAGGCAAAAAGGTACCCGTATTATATTATGATAAAACGGCAGATAAGACCGAAAAACCGGATTATAATGCCAGCGTTCCAGAAGGAACAACTGTAGAAAGCATTTTAGAAAAATACATTGAAGTCATTGGTGGAAAAGAAAAACTGGAAAGTGTTGAGTCCTATGCCTTATCGGCAGAAGCGGAAATGCAGGGAATGAAGTTAGAGTTGGAGATGAAGAAAACGACCAAAGATCAATTTATGCAAGATGTTAAGGTAATGGGAAATTCTATGCAAAAGCAGGTTCTGGATGGGGACAAAGGTTATATGGTTGCACAAGGACAGCGAAAAGATCTTTCACCAGAGGAAATTGAACGAATTAAGGAAGAATCGGCAGCATTCCCAGAATTAAATTACTTGGTGGCAGGAAATATTTCATTGGAAGGAATTGAGGCAATTGGCGATAAAAAAGCATATAAACTTAATATTACGGACAAAAAATCCTCATTTTATGATATTGAAACTGGGCTCAAATTGCAAGAAGTAAGTACTGAGGAAGTCCAGGGTCAGCAAATGGCCAATACACTACAATTTTCGGACTACAAAGAAGTTTCCGGGATAAAATTCCCATTCAAACTAAATCAAACCATGGGTCCACAAAACTTCGAATTCATTGTAAAAGAGATAAAAGTTAATGAAGGTGTAAGTGCCTCCGACTTTGAATAA
- a CDS encoding alpha-amylase has translation MKKYFMAVLFMATIAITAQDDTIDEPKWSAGRPDGHAPISVMGDHMHGKGEWMFSYRYMYMNMDELKQGSDDASFDDALADYTITPTTMPMNMHMLGAMYAPSDKITLMAMANYLSMEMDHLTQTGGTFTTEASGFGDIQLAILYKFFNKNQQTIHGQLGFSLPTGSITESDVTPASTPNEVELPYPMQLGSGTFDTNLALTYLGQRESFSWGSQLKGVFRFGENDREYRYGNRYSLNNWFAVKASNWLSFSARLEGLIVGEIEGVDPNLMPMMVITADTNNSGGTYINSGIGANTYISKGALKNLRFGVELGYPLYQDLNGIQLKNKETLTLGAQYSF, from the coding sequence ATGAAAAAATATTTCATGGCCGTTCTATTCATGGCCACCATTGCAATAACTGCACAAGATGATACTATTGACGAACCAAAATGGTCTGCTGGAAGACCCGATGGCCATGCCCCAATCTCCGTAATGGGAGACCATATGCATGGGAAAGGCGAATGGATGTTCTCTTATCGATATATGTATATGAATATGGACGAATTAAAACAAGGAAGTGATGACGCCTCCTTTGATGATGCTCTAGCGGATTATACGATTACTCCAACCACTATGCCAATGAACATGCATATGTTGGGCGCAATGTACGCCCCAAGCGATAAAATAACCTTGATGGCCATGGCTAATTATTTATCCATGGAAATGGACCACCTTACCCAAACTGGCGGAACATTTACAACTGAGGCCAGCGGTTTTGGAGATATTCAACTTGCCATTTTGTACAAATTCTTCAATAAAAACCAACAAACCATTCACGGTCAGCTAGGTTTTTCCTTACCAACTGGAAGTATAACTGAGAGTGATGTAACACCTGCATCAACTCCAAATGAAGTCGAACTACCTTACCCCATGCAATTGGGCAGCGGTACTTTTGATACCAATTTGGCACTTACCTATTTAGGGCAACGTGAATCGTTTTCTTGGGGGTCACAATTAAAAGGAGTTTTTCGTTTCGGAGAAAATGACAGGGAATATAGATATGGTAATCGATATAGCTTAAATAATTGGTTCGCCGTTAAGGCAAGTAATTGGTTAAGTTTTTCAGCCAGGTTGGAAGGGCTTATTGTTGGAGAAATTGAGGGCGTTGATCCAAACTTAATGCCAATGATGGTCATCACTGCAGACACGAATAACTCCGGTGGAACTTACATCAATTCCGGTATTGGTGCAAATACCTATATTTCAAAAGGAGCACTTAAAAACTTACGCTTTGGTGTTGAATTAGGCTATCCGCTATATCAGGATTTGAACGGTATCCAATTAAAAAACAAAGAAACATTGACACTCGGAGCCCAGTATTCTTTTTAA
- a CDS encoding M16 family metallopeptidase has protein sequence MKKHLLSVLFALAFGNFILAQEVTFEEYDLDNGLHVILHQDNGAPVVTTSVMYHVGAKDENPEKTGFAHFFEHLLFEGTKNIERGEWFKIVSANGGSNNANTTQDRTYYYETFPSNNLQLGLWLESERLMHPVINQIGVDTQKEVVQEERRLRYDNSPYGRWREQMFINLFKKHPYRWQTIGSLEHLASATLEDFKEFNQIYYVPNNAVLVVAGDIDIADTKKMIQDYFGPIPKGADIKRNTFTEDPLNGPIKAVYHDSNIQIPAILMGYRTPSQTERDAYVLDMISTYLSDGKSSKLYKKLVDEKKMALQVFAFNGSQEDYGSYVVGGLPVGETSLEDIKKEIDEEIVKMQSELISENDFQKLQNKAENSFVNSNSSVSGIANSLARYYMLYDDTNLINSEIDIYRSITREEIKEVANKYLIPSNRVELDYLPEQKEAN, from the coding sequence ATGAAAAAACACCTACTCAGTGTTCTTTTCGCACTCGCTTTTGGAAATTTTATTTTAGCCCAGGAAGTTACCTTTGAGGAGTATGATTTGGACAACGGACTTCATGTAATTTTACACCAGGATAATGGAGCACCAGTGGTTACAACTTCAGTGATGTACCATGTTGGAGCCAAAGATGAAAATCCTGAAAAAACAGGATTTGCCCACTTTTTTGAACACTTGCTGTTTGAGGGCACTAAAAATATTGAACGCGGCGAATGGTTTAAAATAGTATCTGCAAATGGCGGAAGCAATAATGCCAATACCACACAAGACAGAACCTACTATTACGAGACCTTTCCATCTAACAATCTGCAGTTGGGACTATGGTTGGAATCTGAGCGCTTGATGCACCCGGTAATCAATCAAATTGGGGTTGATACCCAAAAAGAGGTTGTTCAAGAGGAGCGCCGACTTCGCTATGATAATTCACCCTATGGAAGGTGGAGGGAGCAAATGTTCATCAACCTGTTCAAAAAACACCCTTATCGTTGGCAAACAATTGGTTCTCTTGAGCATTTGGCCAGCGCCACATTGGAAGATTTCAAGGAATTCAATCAAATCTATTACGTGCCCAACAATGCTGTTTTGGTTGTTGCCGGTGATATTGATATTGCTGATACCAAGAAAATGATCCAAGATTATTTTGGCCCAATTCCAAAGGGAGCCGATATCAAACGAAACACATTTACTGAAGATCCTTTGAACGGACCTATAAAAGCAGTTTACCATGATTCAAACATTCAGATTCCTGCTATTTTAATGGGTTATCGTACGCCTTCACAAACCGAAAGAGATGCTTATGTACTTGATATGATTTCGACCTATTTGAGTGATGGAAAGAGTTCAAAGCTATACAAGAAATTGGTTGATGAGAAAAAGATGGCGCTTCAGGTATTTGCCTTTAATGGGTCGCAGGAAGATTACGGTTCATACGTAGTAGGAGGCTTGCCCGTTGGTGAAACTTCATTGGAAGACATTAAAAAGGAAATTGATGAAGAGATTGTAAAAATGCAATCGGAATTAATTTCTGAAAACGATTTTCAAAAGCTACAGAATAAAGCAGAGAACAGTTTTGTAAATTCCAACAGCAGTGTCTCTGGCATAGCCAATTCATTGGCACGTTATTATATGCTTTATGACGATACCAACCTCATCAATTCTGAAATTGATATCTACCGCTCCATAACCCGCGAAGAAATTAAGGAAGTGGCCAATAAATACCTCATCCCAAGTAATAGGGTAGAGCTTGACTACTTACCGGAACAAAAAGAAGCAAACTAA
- a CDS encoding gliding motility-associated protein GldE: protein MEPEPYCLAIFLINFSGFFTLKVIVLLLLLVCSALISGAEVALFGLSQTDLNELEEEDTSRGKLIVQLLDKPKKLLATVLIANNAINIGIVLLFSSIGNTIFSEIDQTIFGVVSVRFILEVIVATFLILMFGEILPKIYANRNKVQFSKFMAVPLKLLNILSTPMSSPMSSATTFLQEKLGRQKSNLSVDHLSQALELASEGDTTKEEQKILEGIVTFGNTDTKQVMRPRIDIFALDEEMKFPEVMEEIKKNGYSRIPVFSENMDNVLGVLYVKDLLPYIDRKSFNWMSLIREPYFVPENKKLDDLLLEFQEKKNHLAVVVDEYGGTSGIVTLEDIIEEIVGDISDEFDDEDLIFSKLDDYNYVFDGKTTLKDFYRVVKIENEEEFEDQKGESETIAGFVLEISGSFPKRGEKVMFKNYQFIVESLDKKRLKRIKITLPHEV from the coding sequence TTGGAGCCTGAGCCCTATTGTTTGGCAATTTTCTTAATAAATTTTAGTGGGTTTTTTACCCTAAAAGTAATTGTGCTGCTACTTCTTCTGGTTTGCTCTGCACTAATTTCTGGGGCAGAAGTAGCCTTGTTTGGGCTATCCCAAACCGATTTGAACGAACTTGAGGAAGAGGATACCTCCAGAGGGAAACTAATAGTCCAACTTTTAGATAAGCCCAAAAAATTATTGGCCACTGTCCTCATTGCAAACAATGCTATTAATATTGGAATAGTCCTACTGTTCAGTTCTATTGGAAACACTATTTTTTCAGAAATTGATCAGACCATATTTGGAGTGGTTTCTGTTCGTTTTATCCTTGAAGTAATAGTTGCTACGTTTTTGATTTTAATGTTTGGTGAAATTCTACCTAAAATTTATGCCAACAGAAATAAGGTTCAATTTTCAAAGTTCATGGCTGTTCCTTTGAAACTTTTAAATATTCTATCCACCCCCATGAGCTCACCCATGAGTTCAGCCACAACCTTTTTACAGGAAAAATTAGGAAGGCAGAAATCCAATTTAAGTGTTGATCACCTATCTCAGGCCCTTGAATTAGCCTCCGAAGGTGATACCACAAAGGAGGAACAGAAGATTTTGGAAGGGATTGTAACTTTTGGAAATACGGACACCAAACAGGTGATGCGTCCTCGAATAGATATTTTCGCATTGGATGAGGAAATGAAGTTTCCAGAAGTGATGGAGGAGATAAAAAAGAATGGCTATTCCAGAATTCCGGTTTTTTCGGAGAATATGGATAATGTTCTTGGAGTTTTATATGTAAAGGATTTATTGCCCTATATCGATAGAAAGAGTTTTAATTGGATGTCGTTGATTCGCGAACCTTATTTTGTTCCAGAAAATAAAAAGTTGGATGATCTATTGTTGGAATTTCAAGAGAAAAAGAACCATTTGGCTGTGGTTGTGGATGAATATGGAGGAACTTCTGGAATTGTGACACTTGAGGATATTATTGAAGAGATTGTTGGTGATATAAGTGACGAGTTTGATGATGAAGACCTAATTTTTTCCAAACTGGACGATTACAACTATGTTTTTGATGGAAAAACTACCTTGAAGGATTTTTACCGTGTGGTTAAAATAGAAAATGAAGAGGAGTTTGAAGATCAAAAAGGAGAATCTGAGACTATTGCTGGATTTGTGCTGGAAATTTCTGGAAGTTTTCCAAAACGTGGAGAAAAAGTTATGTTCAAAAACTACCAGTTTATAGTTGAAAGTTTGGATAAGAAGCGATTAAAACGCATAAAAATTACTTTGCCCCATGAAGTATAA
- a CDS encoding DUF4199 domain-containing protein — protein MKNLTLPIRFGIVTSAVLIAYFLILSLLGKHTNVFYSLFNGVVTGFGIYETIKYAKLRLGKDFSYGKGFMAGITMGFVATLLFTIFFAFYATELNTDFLAELSKVWARDYANFEGIVFFTVAVMGFATTLVLTLSFMQLFKTSNNLKK, from the coding sequence ATGAAAAATCTAACCCTTCCTATTCGATTTGGAATTGTTACCAGTGCAGTTCTAATAGCTTATTTTTTGATTCTTTCACTTTTAGGAAAACATACCAACGTATTTTACAGCTTATTCAATGGAGTGGTTACGGGATTTGGTATTTATGAAACTATTAAGTATGCCAAGCTTAGGCTCGGCAAGGATTTTTCCTACGGAAAAGGTTTTATGGCAGGTATTACAATGGGATTTGTCGCTACATTGCTGTTCACTATTTTCTTTGCCTTTTACGCTACGGAACTCAATACTGATTTTTTAGCGGAACTCTCTAAAGTATGGGCAAGGGATTATGCCAATTTTGAAGGAATCGTTTTCTTTACTGTGGCCGTTATGGGTTTTGCAACCACTTTGGTTTTGACCCTATCTTTTATGCAGCTCTTTAAAACCTCCAATAATCTCAAAAAATAG
- a CDS encoding single-stranded DNA-binding protein gives MSGTLNKVMLIGHLGDEVKIHYFEGGNCIARFPVATNETYTNRQTGEKVTNTDWHNIVIRNKAAEICEKYLSKGDKVYLEGRLKNRQWQGEDGNTRYTTEVHVQDFTFLSTKKESMANAQQGPGYEAAQSEPVKPAESVPADGTQEDDDLPF, from the coding sequence ATGAGCGGAACATTAAACAAAGTAATGCTAATTGGGCATTTAGGTGATGAGGTGAAAATCCACTATTTTGAAGGAGGAAACTGCATTGCACGATTTCCTGTCGCTACCAACGAGACCTATACCAATAGACAAACCGGGGAAAAAGTAACAAATACGGATTGGCATAACATTGTAATACGAAATAAGGCTGCCGAAATTTGTGAAAAATACTTGAGTAAAGGTGATAAGGTGTATTTGGAAGGAAGACTGAAAAACCGACAATGGCAAGGTGAAGACGGTAATACACGATACACTACCGAGGTTCATGTTCAAGATTTCACTTTCCTATCCACAAAGAAGGAGAGTATGGCAAATGCACAACAAGGGCCTGGATATGAAGCGGCGCAAAGCGAGCCCGTTAAACCTGCGGAGTCAGTACCTGCTGACGGGACGCAAGAGGATGATGACCTACCATTCTAA